Proteins encoded within one genomic window of Paramisgurnus dabryanus chromosome 11, PD_genome_1.1, whole genome shotgun sequence:
- the LOC141279791 gene encoding tumor necrosis factor receptor superfamily member 14-like — translation MFLLRIILFIAAILALNFELSFCTCARAEYEIQGECCPMCAPGNHVYWDCTVDTSTTCVPCPESSYTDEPNGLMKCFTCSMCDAVIGLRVKKACTRTADTICEPQEGFYCTDQNKHSCTLAEKHTKCNPGQYIKQTGTAFTDTICANCTDGTYSNGSLMACQPHSKCDIKGLTEIKAGTKSSDVECEESTPVALIVGVGVVLCSLMVAVTALLLYYFKVRRKHPYEKEVY, via the exons ATGTTCCTGTTAAGGatcattttgtttattgctgCTATATTGGCTCTGAACTTTGAACTGAGTTTCTGCACCTGTGCTCGTGCTGAATATGAGATACAAGGAGAATGTTGTCCTATGTGTGCTCCGG GAAACCATGTTTATTGGGATTGCACTGTGGATACCAGTACAACTTGTGTTCCATGTCCTGAATCATCTTATACAGACGAACCCAATGGTCTTATGAAATGCTTTACCTGCTCTATGTGTGATGCAG TTATAGGACTAAGAGTAAAGAAGGCTTGCACACGCACTGCAGATACAATCTGTGAGCCACAGGAGGGATTTTACTGCACTGACCAAAATAAGCACAGCTGTACATTAGCTGAGAAACACACAAAATGTAACCCTGGGCAATATATTAAACAAACAG gaaCAGCATTTACTGACACTATATGTGCTAACTGTACAGACGGCACTTACTCAAATGGCTCTTTAATGGCTTGTCAACCACATTCAAA ATGTGACATTAAGGGGCTTACAGAAATAAAAGCAGGAACAAAGTCATCCGATGTTGAATGTGAGGAATCTACTCCAGTTGCTCTTATAGTTGGAGTTGGAGTCGTTTTATGTTCTTTGATGGTTGCTGTTACAGCTTTATTATTATACTACTTCAAAGTAAGACGGAAacacccttacgaaaaagaagtttattga